The Mesorhizobium sp. M3A.F.Ca.ET.080.04.2.1 genome contains the following window.
ACATTGAAGGCTGCGGCAGAATCCAGCCGCCTGCGCATCCTGGTGCTGCTGTCGCGCGGGGACCTGACGGTGTCGGACCTTACCGAAATCCTCGGCCAGTCGCAGCCGCGCGTCTCGCGCCACCTGAAGCTGCTGCTCGATGCCGGGCTCATCGGTCGCTACCAGGAAGGATCGTGGGCCTTCTTCAGGCTGACGGATACGGACAACTCACGCGACTTCGTGCAGCGTCTGGTCTCGGGCATTCGCGAGACCGATCCGCAGGTGGTGCGCGACATGGAGCGGCTCGCAGCAGTCAAGCGCAAGCGGCAGGACCGGGCAGCCGAATATTTTTCGGAAAACGCCGAGAGTTGGGACCGCATCCGCTCGCTGCACGTGCCGGACCGGGCGGTGGAAGCAGCCCTGCTCAAGCTGGTCGGCAAACGCCCATTCCAGTCCATGCTCGACCTGGGCACCGGAACGGGCCGGCTGTTGGAGATATTCTCGCCGCTCTACCGGCGCGGCGTCGGCATCGACATGTCGCGCGAGATGCTGACCGTGGCGCGCGCCAATCTAGACAAGGCCGGCGTTGCCAACGCGCAGGTGCGCCAGGGCGACATTTTTTCGCCGCCGGTCGAGCGCAACGCCTTCGATCTCGTCACGATCCACCAGGTGCTGCACTATCTCGACGATCCGGCCCGCGCCATCGGCGAGGCGGCCAGGCTGCTGCGCCCGTCGGGCCGGCTGGTCATCGTCGATTTCGCGCCTCACAGCCTGGAATTCCTGCGCGACCAGCACGCCCATATGCGGCTCGGTTTCTCGGACCGGCAGATCGCCGATTGGTTCGCCGAAGCCGGCATCGACCTTGAGGACAGCCAGGAATTCGAGCCGCGTGGCCAGGCCGAGGCAAGGCTCACCGTCAAGCTCTGGCTCGGCCGCGATCGCCGGCTGCTGATCGCCGATCCGTCCAACGACCAGTTCCAAGCAAGGGAAACAGCCTGATGAACCAGTTCCGCTTTTCCCGCCGCCCCGACATTGGCCACAAGGTCCGGGTTTCGTTCGAATTCTTTCCGCCGAAGACGGACGAGATGGAGGCAAGGCTCTGGGACACCGTCACCCGGCTGGAGCCGCTCAAGCCGAAATTCGTGTCGGTCACCTATGGCGCCGGCGGTTCGACCCGCGAGCGCACGGCCCGTACGGTCAGGCGTATTCTCACCGAGTCGACGCTGACGCCGGCGGCGCATATGACCTGCGTCGATGCCGACCGCGATCAGGTCGACACGGTGATCCAGGAATTCGCGGAAATGGGCGTCACCCGTTTCGTCGCCTTGCGCGGTGATCCGGCGGCAGGCGTGGGAACTGCTTACCGTCCGCATCGCGACGGTTATGCCAATGGCGCCGAACTGGTCGGAGCGCTGAAGAGCGTCGGTGATTTCGACATCTCGGTTTCGGCCTATCCGGAGAAGCATCCCGAAAGCCCGGATTTCGCAACCGACATCGACATGCTGAAGCGCAAGGTCGACAACGGCGCAACCCGCGCGATCACTCAGTTCTTCTTCGACAACGACCTCTACGAGCGTTATGTCGAGCGGGCGCGGCGCGCCGGCATCTATATCCCGATCGTGCCTGGCATCCTGCCGGTGCACAATTTCAGCCAGGTCGCCAATTTCTCGTCACGCTGCGGGGCGCTGGTGCCGGCCTGGCTGGCCGAACGATTCGAGGGACTCGAGAACGACCCGCAGACACATGCGCTGGTAGCCTCGGCCGTGGCGGCGGAGCAGGTGCTCGATCTCGTCGAGCGCGGCGTGGGCGATTTCCATTTCTACACGATGAACCGCGCCGATCTGGTGTTCGCCGTCTGCCACATGATCGGCATCCGCTCGCATGAAGCAGAGGCGGCAGGGTCGGCCGCCGCATGAAGCAGCCGGACATGGAAAAGGCCGGGTAGAACCCGGCCTTTTCAAATTGGTTGACTGCTTTCGGTGCTCGGTCTTCCCGGCTTTGGCGGGTCAGGGAAGAACGCCTATGATAAGGGCTCCGATGAATGCGAACGCTGCACAAATCATCAATGCGTTGATTGGCCTCGTCAGTCCCATGTCATAGCCTCCTCTTAAGAGCTATGGCAGGACTCTAGGGGCATTTGGGCCACAGGCAAGCGGAAAATGTGCTGCAATGCGACGCGATTGTGAAATTTGCGACTTGCGATTTACCGTTAGGCCTTGAAACTCTTCGCTAAAACCGGGCTTGGCCGTTGTGAATAAATTGTGGCGGCGGTGTGGCGTGAAACCGCTACCATCGACCGAGCAAACGCCCGTCGATGGTAATCAAGCCGAGTCCGATGAGCGCCATACCGCCCATTTCGAAGAGTTCCAGCCGCTCGCCAAGGAAGAGAAAACCGAGCAGCATCGCACTGACCGGGACGATCAATGTCACCAGCGAGGCGTTGGTGGCTCCGGCAGAGGCGACGAGATTGAAATAAAGGATATAGGCGAAGGCGGTCGAGAGCAGCGCCAACGCCAGCACTGCCGCCCAGACGGGCGGCGAGGCCGAAAGCACTCCGGCCGGGCCGAGCGCGCTGAGCACCAATGGGATCATGATGATGGTCGAGGCCGTGAGCTGGCCGGTCGCGATCACCGGTGAGGGGACACCTCTGAAGCGCCGCGCGATCATCAGCGCGATGGCATAGGACAGCGAAGCGCCGATCAGAGCGAACTTGGCCCAGACCGGCCCGCCGAGCCCCGCAAGCAGGCCTGGGCCGATCATCACCGCCGTTCCGGCAATGCCCAGCGCGATGCCGGCGAGCTTGTTCCAGGACAGCTTCTCGTCGACTGTCAGCGCATTGGCCAGGATCAGCGTCCAGAACGGCGTCGTCGAGTTGAGGACCGAGGCGATCCCGGCGCCGAGCTGGGTCTGGCCGGCGAAGATCAGCGAGAAGGGGATTACATTGTTGGCAAGGCCCAGCAGGAAGAAGAAACCGGCATGCGGCAAGGCGAGGCGGAAGGAGGGGCCGCGAATCGCCAGATAGAGCTGCAGCGCTGCCGCGGCGATCGCGACACGCAACAGCACCAACGCCAGCGGGTGAATTTCCGACACCGCAATGCGGGCGAAGAAGAATGAGCCGCCCCAGATCGCGCCAAGCAGCAGGAGCTGAGCCCAATCCTTGAGCGTCATGGGTCCGCGCGTCGCCGCGGCGCCGGCCGTCATCGTCATCAAAACCTCCAGGCCGCTGGCAAACTCAGCCGCCGAACAGCTGCAACCGATATCCGCTCAGGCGGCAAGGGCCACCCGAAACCTGAGCGGTAATTCAGCATGGCGGAAAAGGATGGGGCCGGTCGCGCGGGAAGGGGAGACACAGAACTGTTTTCTTTGGCGGCTAGCTGTGGAGCCTCAACAGGTTGTCCTCGGTTAGAGCGAGGCGACTGATAGGTGTTTTGGACTTTAGGCTCCCGTGGGGACGGTGCCAATTGTATCTGTGCAGCCAGACCGGCAACTCTGCGGCGCGGTGATCTGAAGTCGGATAAGCGATGGCATAAGCCCATTCGCGCAGTGCTGTCTGGATGAAGCGCTCGGCCTTGCCATTGGTCTTGGGTGTATAGGGTCTTGTCCTGACGTGCTTGAGGCCGAGATCGCGGCAGGCCTTGGCGAAGGCCTTTGATCTGTAGCAGGAGCCGTTGTCGGTCATGACGCGGGCTATCGTGACGCCGAGGCTGGCGTAGTAGGCCACCGCCGCCTTGAGGAAGGCGATGGCGCTTTCTTTTTTCTCGTCGGGCAGGATCTGCGAGAAGGCGATGCGGGAGGCGTCGTCGATGCAGACATGGACGAACTCCCAACTGCTGCCGCGCGAGCTGGCATTGCCGGTGCGCTTGCCGGTAATGCGATGACCGATGCGCTCGAAACGACCGAGCTTCTTGATATCGATATGGATCATCTCGCCAGGATGCTCGCGCTCGTAGCGTCGGATCGGCTCGGCCGGTTCGATATCCCGCAACCGCGACAGTCCGGCACGCTTGAGAACCCGGCTAACGGTGGCGGGCGAGACGCCGACCTCATGGGCGATGTGCTTGCCGGTCCAACGTTGCCGCCGCAGCGCCATGATGCGCTCGGCGATCAACGCAGCGGTGGCCTGCGGCATATGGGCGGGCCGCGAGGAACGGTCGATCATGCCGGCCCGCCCTTCGGACTTGTAGCGCTCGACCCAGCGCGCCACGATCTTGGCCGACACGCCGTAGACACGCGCCGCATGGGCTTTGGAGAAAGCGCCTTCTATCACCGACAGCGCCATCTCCTCTCGACGCAGCGGTGTGAGACGGGCATTCTTATGGATGTTCATTCGGATCCTCCGATGGATGCTGAAGCGTGGTAACTCCAGTCTCCTCGGTCCGGTCCGAATGGACAACCTCCCGAAAGCTCACAGCTAGCTAGGATTAATTGTGCGCGCCCGATTGAGGATTCGTCCATGCAGCGATTCGAGAATGCTCGCGAAGCGGCACTGGCGCTTCGCCCGGACGATCCGGTCTACTGCTTCCGCCCGCAGGTTCTGAAGGCCGATGCCTTGCAGTTCATGGGCATGTTCCCGGGCAAGACCGCCTATGCGGTCAAGACCAATGGCGAGCAGATCGTGCTCAGGACCTTGGTGGAAGCCGGCGTCGGCGCCTTCGACGTCGCCTCGCCCGGCGAGTTCGCCGCCGTCCGCGCCGTTTCTGCGGAAGCCGAGATGCTCTACATGCATCCGATCAAGGCGCAGTCGGACATCAAGCTGGCCCTGGAGAAATACGGCATTCGCGTCATCTCGCTCGATCATGAGGACGAGATCACCAAGTTGACGCGCGTGGTGCGGGCGCTCGACATCGATCCCGGCGCGATCACGGTCTTTGTGCGCATCCAGACGAAGGGGCATGCGGCCTACGAGTTGTCGAAGAAGTTCGGGGCAGGTCCGGCCAATGCGGTCGAGCTTGCAGAGCGGCTCAACCGCACCGGCTACAAGGTCGGCCTCTGCTTCCATGTCGGCAGCCAGATCGAGGATCCTGACACCTATGAGCGGGCGCTGGCCTCGGCCGACTGGGTTCGCAATCGCCTGACCTTCGACATTGCCGGGCTCGATGTCGGCGGCGGCTTTCCGGCCGAATATGGCCATGATCCCAATCGCAAGCACATCGAGATGCCGTCGCTTGGGCAGCTTATGTCGCGGCTGTCCGGCGACCTGAAGGAGTACCAGTTCGACCAGTTGCCGCTGGTGGCGGAGCCAGGGCGCGTCATCGTGGCGCGCTGCCTTTCGCTGATCGTGCGGGTGCTCTTGCGAAAGGGCAAGCGGCTCTACATCAATGACGGCATCTGGGCCTCGCTCTCGGATTCATGGACCGGCAAGATCACGCTGCCGGCACGCTTCATTCCGGACCCCGCGATCCGCACGCGCAATGGCGACGAGAAGAACATCGTGCCGTTCAAGGTCTGCGGCGCGACCTGCGATTCCGTCGACATACTGTCGCGGCCGTTCTGGCTGCCGGAAACGGTCGACACCGGTGACTGGATCGAGATCGGTCATATCGGCGCCTACTCGCTCTCGCTCAGAACGCGCTTCAACGGCTTCTATCCCGACACATTCATCGAGTTGACGACGCCGTTCGACGAAGGCGATGCGCCGGAGGGGTTTGCGAGTTTGGAGACGATGGCGGATTAGTGAATGGTGAATAGTGAATGGTGAATGGTGAATAGGGAATTAGGAAACTGTGATTGAGAGATGCTCGTGGGCTTAACCGCGAGATCGCAAGCTTAATCGTTACTATTCACCATCCACCATTCACCATTCACCATTCACCATTCACTCTATTCACCATTCACAATTTCGCCAGCAAATCCGGCGTCGGCCAGCCATCCACCGGCAGGCCCAGCCGCATCTGCTCCTTGCGTATGGCCTCGCGGGTGTTCGTTCCGAGAATGCCGTCGACCGTGCCGACGTCGTAACCCTTGGCCTCGAGCTTGGTCTGCAGCGCTTTCATCTGATCACCGCTGAGACCCGTTTCAGGAGTGCGTGGGTCGAATTGCGGTGCGCCGGCAAGCCGCGTCGCAAGCACTGCCGCGGTCAGCGCGTAGGTGAAGGACTGGTTCCACTCCAAATAGACGTCGAAATTGTCGTAGGTGAAGAACGCGGGACCCTTCCGGCCCATCGGCAAGGCGAGACCGGCCTTCAGGCCGTTGTCGACGAGCGGCGTGCCGTTGGGGTTGGTCACGCCCCACTGAGCCCATTGGCTCAATGGCAGCTTGTTGGTGCGTCCGGTCTGGTCCCAGGGCATGTCGTCGGGAACCCGCACTTCCTCGACCCAGGGCTGGTCGCGCTTCCAGCCGCGCGACAGGATCTTGTTGGCCGTGGTCATGATCACGTCCGGCACGCTGTTGCGGAGGTCGACCTTGCCGTCGCCGTCGCCGTCGACGCCGCGCGCGAGATAGTCGGTGGGAAGGATCTGCGTCTGGCCGACCTCGCCGGCCCAGGCGCCCTTGACGTCGGCCGGCAGCACTCCGCGGTCGACCAGCGTCAGCAGCGGCACCACCTGCGGCCGGAACAACTGCGGGCGGCGGCAGTCATGTGAGAGCGTGACCAAAGCGTTGAGCGTGTGGAAGTCGCCCTGCACGGCGCCGAAATCGGTCTCCAGGCCCCAGAAAGCGGCAATGACGGCTGGCTGCACGCCGAATTCCTTGTCGGCGCGCGCGAAGACATCGGCATATTTTTTCAGATTCGCGGCGCCCTGCTTCAGGCGATAGGCCGAGATCATGCGGTTCGAGAATTCGGTGAAGGTCTGGGTAAAGACGCCCTGGGCGCGGTCGCGCGCCAGGACCTTCTCATCGATGGTGGCCGCTTCCAGGGCGTCGAGCCCGACGCTGCCGACACCTGCCGCCCTGGCCTCCGCCGCCACTCCCTGCTTCCAGGTTTCGAAATCGCCGCCGCATTCCTGTGCCTCGGCGGGCCAGGCGAAAGCGGCAACCAGCAGCGCCGCCAGGACGTCAACGCGCAATCGCATCGTTTTCCTCTCGAGATCGGCGCATGACCCTCTTGGACCCGATCCGGAGTCTGGACAGGAACTTGCGCAGATTTCAAAGTTCAGGAGCGCCGTTCGGCACCCGGTTGGGTGCACCGCTCCGCATCATCAGCGGTTGCATATATCGCCGCCCCGCGGTCTCGAAAAGCAGGCGCAAAGCCCGATGTCAACGGGTGTTCTGCCGTAGCCACCTGTTCCAGGCGGCTTCCGAGCCGTTGAAAACGTTGATGTCGGCCTTGCCCGCCATGCCGGGAACGATGCCGGTTCCGGTGTATTGCCAGAAGGTGAAGGGGTGGCTGCCGTATTTCTGGCGCGGATGGCCCGCCACCGAGCGCAGCCAGTAAGGATAGCCGCGGAAGCTGGAAAGCTGGTTGTCGTCGAAAAAATCGAGCGAGGTGTAGATGATCGGCTTCTTGCCGTAGTGGCGCTCGACGATCTGCAGGAAGGTGCTCATTTCACTGCGCACCGTTGCCGGATCGGGACGAAGCCTGCAGGTCGGGGACTTCGGATTCCATTCCATGTCGAGAACCGGCGGCATGGCTGATGCGTCTCTCGGAACATTGGCTATGAACCAGCGCGCCTGGGCGGCGGCCGGCGTGCAGAAATAGAAGAAATGGTAGGCGGCGCGCGGTATGCCCGCGGCCTTGGTGCGGGCCCAGTGCTCGTTGAAATAATCGTCGAACCGGTCGCCGCCTTCAGTCGCCTTGACGAAGGCGAAGGAGATGCCGCTGGCCTTGGCCGTGGGCCAGTCGACGGAGGTCTGGTATTTGGAGACGTCTGTACCGTGGATCGAGTAGTTCCAAGGCGCGCCGCTGTCCCATTCATGCGGCTTGGAGTCTTCGAACCGGGGCGCGCGAACGGCAACGGTCGCCGAACTGGACGGCGACAGCGGCGAAAGATCGTCTACCGTCGAGCAGGCGCCCAGCAGCGTCAACATCAATACGGCCGCAAGACGGCGCATCACTGTTCCCCGAGCCGGGTTCAGCCGGCCGCTGATGGGTCGTTGCAGATGGCCGTTGCTTGCGCTGGCCCCCTCCGAACGGTCGCCCCACAGGACCGCCCGTATTCTTCCGGCATGTCGTTGTCCCAAAACCGCTTGGCACTTTTGGGCGACATCCACTGTTGATCGCCGAACATGGTTGATAATCCATTGACCGCGCTCGACAGCGCCGACGATTTTGCGGAAGCAATGGCGGCAAATCAATGACACAAAGCGAGCCGGAAAATCCAAGGCGCAAGATGCGGGGGCGCAAGATGCGGGCTGTCGTAAGGTTCATCAAAGGGTTGCTGGGGCTCGCAGTGCTGTCGGTGGTCGCGGTGGCGGCGTGGCTCTACTTCGCGCCGCCGGATCTGATCCGCGTCGGTGCCGGCTATTCGGCCAAGATCGTCTGCTCCAATGTCTTTATCGCCGGCCGAGACGCGAACGACGTGCTGGCGGTCGACGTCCAGGCGCCGGGTCACCCGCTGCTCAAGCTGATGAAAGTGTCGGTCGACAAGGAGAGGGGGCTTGTCTCGGCGGGCCTGTTGTGGGTGTTGGGCAAGAGCATCGCGGTCGAGCGTGACGGGGTCGGCTGCGCGTCAGTTCCAGACGGCAACACCGGCAAAGCGAGGCAGACGTCATTGCGCGCTGCGCGGTCGGCGGCGGTCCAACTGGACGCGCTCTGGCCCGAGGGCGAGCGGGTGGATGCTTCGCAAAACCCCGAAGTGTCAAGGATCGTCGACGATCAGGCCATGGCCGGAGCCGGCATGCGCGCGCTCGTGGTGGTGAAGAACGGGCGCATCGTCGCCGAGCGCTATGGCGACGGCTTTTCGGCGAAAACGCCGCTGCTCGGCTGGTCGATGACCAAGACGGTGAATGCCGCGATCGTCGGCACGCTGGTGAAGGACGGCAAGCTGGCGCTCGACAACAAGGACCTGTTCGCAGGCTGGAAAGCGGATGGACGGGCGGCGATCAGTCTTTCCGACCTGATGGCGATGTCGAGCGGGCTGGAATTCAACGAGGATTATGGCGACGTCGCCGACGTGACGCGCATGCTCTATCTCGAGCCGAACATGGCGGGTTTTGCCGCGGCCAAGCCGCTGACCAGCGAGGTAGGCAAGGCGTTTTCCTATTCGAGCGGCACATCTCTGATTCTGTCGCGGCTGTGGCAGGACGCGCTCGGCGACAAGGCGAAGGCGCTGGCATGGCCGCGGACGGCGCTGTTCGAACCGCTCGGCATGCATAGCGCGGTGCTGGAGACCGACGAGCAGGGGACATTCGTCGGCTCGTCCTACCTCTATGCCACCGCCCGTGACTGGGCGCGCTTCGGCCAGTTCTTGCTGCAGGGCGGCGTCTGGAACGGCACGCAGATCCTCCCCGCCGGCTTCGTCGACTGGATGCGGCAGCCGGCCTCGGCCTCCAAGGTCTATGGCAAAGGCCAGGTGTGGATCGAGGGCCCGGGCGACGAGGAAAGCCCCGGCGCGGGCATCGCAGCCGGTTTGCCAAACGACACCTACTGGATGGAAGGCCATGATGGCCAGACCGTCGCCATCATTCCGTCCGAGCAACTCGTCGTGGTGCGGCTCGGCCTGACGCCGGCAAAGCTCGGCTACCGGCCGCAGACGATGGTAGCGGCGCTGGTCAAGGCGCTACATCAATAGGCCCTGCTATTTCCGAAAGCCAACCACAGCCAGCCAGGCATAGCCGCGATAAAGCGTTTTGAAACGGAAGGTTGCGCTCCTGCGCTGAGATTCCGATTCCAGCACGTCACGCAGCGAAGCGCGGGGCTCGACATGGAACTTCCGCAGCCATCCGCGCAGCATAGCCCGAAACCAGCGCGGCAGGCCCTCCTGCTGGCCGAAATCAACGACATGCAGCGAGCCGCCTGGGGCAAGTGCGGCCAGTGCGGCCGCCACGGTCTTTTCCCAACCAGGGATCATCGACAGCGAGTAGGATACGAATACGCGGTCGAAGCGCTCGATGCCGAAAAGCGCCTTGGCGTCGAAGTCGGTCGCATCACCGCGGGCGAGGCTGACCTTGGCCGAGAGGCCCTCGCGTGCGATGGCGGCGCCGGCCGTTTCCAGCATCTCGGTCGAGATGTCGAGGCCGAAGAAGCGGGCGTCCGGATAGTGGCTGGCGGCGAGAACGATATTGCGGCCAGTGCCGCAACCGAGCTCGAGCACGGAGCCGCCTTCCGGCACCTCCAGCCCCGCAATCAGCCGGTCACGGCCGAGCAGGTAATATTTGCGGGTCACATCGTAGATGTGGCGCTGCCAGCGATAAACGCCATCCATCAGTTCGGCGTGGCTGGCCGGCAGGTCGGTCGCGCTCATGCGGCGCGCTTCACATAGAGATGGAAGCCGCCATAGATGGCTGAGCGGTCCTTCGCCGAATATTCGCGCGAGGCCTCTTCCTCATAGCGCCATTGATCGAGCAGCGAGCTGGAGAGGCGGCCGGGCAGCAGGCTGGGCTCGGCGGCCGTGCGGAAAACGACGCGTGCGCCGGCCGACGCGGTGCGGGTGATCTCGGTCCACAGGGCATTGAGCTGGTCGTCGGTCATCCAGTCCTGCGCGTCGAGCAGAACGAAGCGATCGATAGCGCCCGCATCCTTGCCGGCCAGGAATTGGATCAGATTGGCATGGTGGATGGCAACGCGGTCGATGTTGGCGCGGATCGTCTTATAGTTGGCCTGCTCCAGATAGGCGGGGAGTGCGGCCTCGCCGGGCTGTGGATAGCGCCGGGCAAAGGCCTGCCAGGCAAAATAATTGTTTCTCAGCGGAAAATCGCAGGCGAGCTTTTCCAGCCGCGCCCTCAACACGCTCGCCATGCTGCCGTCGCCGGAGGTGATCAGCGAGTCGTACTGGGCCGGCGGGATGCCGAGACCGAACAGCGAGGCTTTGCGCGACGTCGCCCAGCGCAGGAGCTTCCTGTCGAAGACCGGCGCCAGCTGCTCGTTGAAGAAGCGGCGCTGATCAGCGATGGTCTGCGCCTTCATGATGCCGGCCGGATCGACGCCGAACAGTTTCGCCACGCGATGACCCATGGCGATGAACAGGCCGAGCAGCCCTGTCTGATAGAAGTTGCGGTCGAAAACGGCGATGCGGCGCCTGCCGCGCCAATTGCGACGCTCCCAGTAGTGACGGCTGACCGGATCGAGGTGCGGCGCGATGAAGCGGTCGTAAGCTTGCGAATTATGGCTGGTCCCGGCGGAGCCGAAGAAGCGGAACAGATCGCCTTGCGACGGGAGATGGCGCACCGCTTCCAGCTTCATGCGGTTCAGCGCGATGTGCGCGGCGTTGAGATCGACGGCATCGACCCGGGCCGGCGAGCGGGTAAGATACGCCAGAATGTTGCAGCCGCCCGACGCGATTGTGACGACGCGATGCCCAGCACCGAGCTGCATGGCGTCCATATCGACATCCGGGTCTTCCCAGATCTGGGGGTAGACAAGCCCGGAAAACAGGAAGGCGAAAAGCCGCTCGGAAATGCCTTCCTTCGATAACGCTCGGTTCTGGTAGACCGCTTTTCCGACTTCCTTGCCACGGCGAAAAACGAGGTCTCCCGAAACATCCGACATGGCAAGGCGATTCCCCGTTTGCATTACCGCAAGCGGGTAGCGCAGCGTTATGACAGGCGGGTGACAGGCTGTCGGCGCTGATATTTATGCCCTGCCGAATCCGCCAGGCGTCGGGGTGATGACGGTGACGGCCTCGCCGGGATCGAGCGTCGTCTGGTCGCAGGCTTTCAGCGTGTCGATGGATCCATCCTTGCGCCGGATCTTGGTCGATCCGGCCTGGCCGTCGCCGCCGCCGTCGAGACCCTGGGGCGGCCGGTTGCGGTGCGAGGAGAGGATCGCGCACTCCATTCTCTCGAGGAAGCGGATCGTGCGCTTGGTGCCGTTGCCGGCGTTCCACTTGCCCTTGCCGCCGGACCCCTCGCGGATGTGGAAATCCTCCAGCAGTACAGGAAAGCGCAGTTCCAGGACTTCGGGATCGGTGAGCCGCGAATTGGTCATGTGCGTGTGGACGGCCGATGTGCCGGCAAAGCCGCGGCCCGAATTCATTCGGCCAGCGGGTGAGCCTGAGCAGATCGTCTCGTAATACTGGTACTGCCGGTTGCCGAAAGTGAGGTTGTTCATCGTGCCTTGCGCGTTGGCGAGTGCGCCCATGGCGCCGAACAGCGCGTTGGTGACGTGCTGCGAGGTCTCGACATTGCCGGCCACCACTGCCGCGGGATAGGCGGGCTTGAGCATGCAGCCATCGGGAATGACGATGTTGATCGGCCTGAGGCAGCCCGCGTTCATCGGGATCATGTCCTCGACCATGACGCGGAACGCATAAAGCACGGCTGCGCGGGCGACCGGCTCCGGCGCGTTGAAATTGTTCTTCATGACGCGCGAGGTGCCGGTGAAGTCTACCGTCGCCTCACGCTTTTCGCGGTCGACGGTGATCCTTACCTTGATCACCTGACCGGTGTCGGTGGGATATTCATAGTCGGAGCTATCGGGCAGCCGTTCGAGCACCCGGCGCACGCT
Protein-coding sequences here:
- a CDS encoding DUF3419 family protein is translated as MSDVSGDLVFRRGKEVGKAVYQNRALSKEGISERLFAFLFSGLVYPQIWEDPDVDMDAMQLGAGHRVVTIASGGCNILAYLTRSPARVDAVDLNAAHIALNRMKLEAVRHLPSQGDLFRFFGSAGTSHNSQAYDRFIAPHLDPVSRHYWERRNWRGRRRIAVFDRNFYQTGLLGLFIAMGHRVAKLFGVDPAGIMKAQTIADQRRFFNEQLAPVFDRKLLRWATSRKASLFGLGIPPAQYDSLITSGDGSMASVLRARLEKLACDFPLRNNYFAWQAFARRYPQPGEAALPAYLEQANYKTIRANIDRVAIHHANLIQFLAGKDAGAIDRFVLLDAQDWMTDDQLNALWTEITRTASAGARVVFRTAAEPSLLPGRLSSSLLDQWRYEEEASREYSAKDRSAIYGGFHLYVKRAA